The sequence TACGGACTGTCCTTGAGAGACGCCCTGGCCGATGCCAATCTGCCCACCATTGAGGTTCATCTCTCCAACATTCACGCCAGAGAGAAATTCCGGCAGAAGTCGGTCATTGCCCCCATCGTCAAAGGCCAGATCAGCGGGCAAGGATGGCAAGGATACATCGCCGCATTGCAAACTCTGGTCAACGAACTCAAGGGGAGCTAGCCATGACCTCCCGGGTTGATAAGATTCACCGGCGACTCTTTGAACTTCAACTGGACGCCGTTTTCATCTCCCAACCCCTTAATCGCCGCTATCTCTCCGGATTCACCGGGTCAGCAGGATATATTTTCATCTCCCAGAAAGACACTATCCTGGCCACTGACTTCCGTTATGTCGAGCAATCTAAGGCACAGTCGCCAGATTTTGAAGTTTTCCAGATCAGCGGGGACTTCACTAAGTGGTTTCCCCAGCTCGTCTCCGATACGAATTCCAAGCGCATCGGATTTGAGAGCGACTACCTGACTTTATCTGCCTACCGACAGCTTGTCAAAGCAGCCAAGAAACTTCGCCCTATATCTCGTCCTCAACTAATCCCCACACAGGGAGTAGTCGAATCCCTCAGAGCCATCAAAGATAGCGATGAGATCAGACTAATGGAAGCAGCTGCCCGGATAGCCGATGCCGCCGAGGAACATGCCGTCAAAATACTCCGACCGGGAATGACGGAGAAAGAGCTTTCCTGGAATCTGGAAAGATTCATGCGGGAGGAAGGCAGCGAGAGCCTGCCTTTTGAGATCATTGTGGCATCGGGAGCAAACTCGGCTCTTCCCCATGCCCAACCAACAAACCGCGAGATTATGCCCGGCGAACCGGTGGTCATCGATCTCGGAGCAAAGGTGAACGGCTACACCAGCGATATCACTAGAACCATCTGCCTCGGAGAACCAAGCGAAAGATTCGCCAGCATCTATAGAATCGTCTATGAAGCACAGCTTTCAGCCCTTCAAAAAATCTGCACTGGCATGAGCGGAGAGAAAGCTGATAGCGTGGCAAGGGAAGTTATCGCCAAAGCGGGTTATGGAGAGAAATTCGGGCACGGTCTCGGCCACGGCGTCGGACTTGAAACGCACGAACTGCCGCGGCTGGGGAAAACTTCCACCGACATCCTTTCCGAAGGCATGGTGTGCACCGTCGAGCCAGGGATTTACCTGGAGGGATGGGGAGGTGTGCGGATCGAAGATATGGTAGTATTGGATAAGAAAATACCTCGAGTCCTGACTCAGGCCAGGAAACTTGTGATTGGGGAAGGTTCATGATAGACATCACCGAAGCCAAACGGGGAGTCACCGTAGAGCTGGACGGCATCCTTTATGCAGTCATCGATTACCAGCACATCAAGATGGGTCGGGGCTCAGCACAGATCAGACTGAAGCTAAGGGATGTTCGCGCCGGCCATACCACCGACCGCACCTTCCAGTCGGGGGAAAGGCTGAAACGGGCCGATGTGGAATTTAGCTCGGCGCAATACCTTTATAATGATGACGACTTCTACTACTTCATGGATCAGGAGACTTTCGACCAGGTTCCCCTCAGCGGCGACCAACTGGGAGACGGGGTCAATTACATGAAGGAAGGCATGATCGTCCGAATCTCCCGCTATAAAGGAGACGCCATCGGAGTGGAATTGCCCATAACCGTCGATCTGGAGATCACCGAAACCGGCCCCAGCTTCAAGGGAGACACCGCCACCGCCGGCAGCAAGCCCGCGGTAATGGAAACCGGAATAACGGTGCAGGTTCCCATGTTTCTGGTAGCAGGAGATCGTGTCCGGGTTGACACACGCACCGGGAAATACCTGGAAAGGGCTTGAAGAGGGATAGTTTTCTTAGTTCTCAGTCATTAGTTGTCAGCGTTTAAGAGAATGCAGAGAAGCGTCTCCGCCGGGGTTTTAGAGCCTGCCCTGAGCTTGTCGAAGGGGGTGTCCCCTAAATTCCCTTTCTTCCCCCAAGAGTGGGGGGCAGGGGGCTGACCAACACTTGATCAGAGCATCCCTAAGCACGAAATTTCGGGCGCTCAGCACTCTTAAATCAACCAAGAGACAAGATGAAAACCGACCTGCACGTCCACACCTGCTATTCCCCCGATTCCAACGCATCGCTGGAAGGCATTATCCTTCAGTGCCGGAAATTGGGGATCGACTGTCTGGCCATCACCGACCACAACACCATCGATGGAGCATTCGCCATGCAGAAGATGGCGCCCTTCCCGGTGATCATCGGCGAAGAGGTGATGAGCCTGGATGGCGAGATCATCGGATACTTTCTCAAAGAGCTGATCCCCGGCGGACTCCCGGCCGAAGAAGTGATCGACCGAATCAAGCGCCAGGGCGGGCTGGTGTGCATCCCCCATCCCTTCGATGGCTTCGGCAGGCATCCGCTGAGCGATTCCAAACGGCAGGCCTTGCTTTCGCAAATCGACATTGTTGAGGTCTTCAATGCCCGTTCACTCACTTTGAAGTGCTCCGAAAAGGCACGCTCCTTTTCCCGTGATACCGGCCTTCTGGCCAGCGCCGGAAGCGACGCTCACGCACCCCGGGAACTGGGCAAAGCCTATGTGGAAATGCCTGAGTTCGACGGACCGGCTCAATTCAAACTGGCGCTCAGCCAGGGAACGATCGTGGGAAGGCTGAATGGGATCAAAGATCATTTTCTGACCACTCTGGGCGCACTTCCCAAAAGGGTGAGGAACGGCAAATATGTATAAGATCGGATGGTTTTCCAGCGGACGAGGCCCCGGCTCCCGCGCCCTGCTCAAAGCAATGCAGGAAAGCATCGAAACCGGCAACGTCAAGGCAGAGATCGCCTTCGTCTTCTGCAACCGGGAACCGGGGTTCTCCGAGGAAACCGATCAGTTTCACCATCTGGTGCAATCGTATAGCATCCCCTTGGTGTGCTATTCATCGGTGAAGTTCAGGGAGAACCGGGATTACGTCGTTATGTCAAGCTGGCGAATCGATTACGATCGGGAAGTAATGCGACGGCTGGTGGGCTTTCCGGTCGATCTCTGTGTGCTAGCCGGATACATGCTCGTGATCGGGCCTGAGATGTGCCAGCGTTACACCATGATCAATCTCCATCCGGCCGCTCCCGGCGGGCCGAAAGGCACCTGGAAAGAGGTGATCTGGGAACTCATCCAAAGCCGGGCTCAGAGCACCGGAGTGATGATGCATCTGGTGACGCCCGAACTGGACGAAGGCCCGCCACTGAGCTATTGCACCTTCAGAATCCGGGGCAAGCCTTTCGATGAGCACTGGCAAAAGCTGGAGCACTACTCACTGGAAGAGCTGAAAGCCCGGGAGGGAGAAGAGATTGAACTCTTCAAGCTCATCCGCCAACACGGGCTCAAACGAGAATACCCGCTAATTATCCGCACCGTCAAGGCATGCAGTGAAGGCCGGGTGAAAGCTCAAAACGGCCGGATATTGGATAGAGCGGGAACCCCCCTCACCGGCTATGATCTCACTGAAGAGATCGACCGGCTTGTCGCCTGATACCCGTCAAACGATCCGCATTACATTACAATGCGGATCGTAAACCATCTTTAGCGGATTTCTGAAAAAGTCTAACTCAACCCCCGATCTCGGTCGAGGACAGGCCCCCTGGCCCCAAATCGTTGGGAGAACTTTTTCATCTGCCCCCCCAGACCCCCGGAAGGGAAGTATCCCTTCACCCTCTCGAAAACTGATAACTCATCACTGTTAACTGCAATTGGGACACCCCTGACCCCAACCCCCCGGTGATGCCCGATTCGTGATTTTTTTGTGAGATCAGTGCCGATGTTTGTGACTGATAGGTGACATCATCAAATTACAATAGTATCACTGGAACCAACCCTGTGCCGCAGGGAAAAGGTGAACACGACGGAGCGATCAGGGAACTGTGGAGACCTGCTCCTCTGCCATCCGCGAGTGAGTCCAAGCGCGAAGCGGCATCATAAGCGCCTTATGTCAATCATAAGTCCGGATAACACTGATGAGTGTTTAATGGTCAAACTCCCCTTCGTCCAAAAAGAGAGGGGGGAAAGCGGCAAAGCCGCAAGGGGCGCTAATCAGACAGTACAAACTGAGGAAGCCCCAAAACAGGGGGACGGGAATGAAAATAAGAAAAAGGCTTATTGCCCGGAGAGAACCAACCCTGAATCTGAACCTCAAGGAAGCCCGATTGATGATACTTCTCATAGGGCTGGTGAGTGACAAATGGCAGGGAGATCGGTTGAACATGCTCCCATCGCACGGATTTACCCGTGAGGATATTCAGAATCTCAGCAGTCAATTGCTCCGGTTCGAAATCACAAACAACGGCCGCCACAAGGAAGGGATTGCCCCGGAATTCACCGGGAGGACGATGCCCCAATCAGCTCCATTGACTGCAGAACGCAATAGGGAGCTACCGATAATAGAGAGGACTGATTGCTGGCATTGCCGGATTGAGGGGAACTCGAAACTGAACCTGTTCCATCCGTCAAACACACACGAGCAGGCATATACATCCCCATAAATTAAGAAAGGACTCTGCCCAAATCGTGAAAGAAACGGCTCCGGCAGTAAAGCCTTCTATTCTCCTGGCCATGGAGTTGGTGGCCGTGGTTTTCGTTCTGCTGGTGCTGGCAACGGGGTCATTCCTCAACGTAGCCGAGAGCACAAAGGCTACGGAAAAACAGGCCATTGAATACGCCGTAGTGGCGCTTCGGTCAGAAGCCGGGGGAGCTGAGTTGGACGGGGATTATCATGGGGTGAATACATGGACAGACGCCCAGATGGTTCGGGCCGGGGGAGGAACTTACAATCTGGCTGAGTTCATGGGCAGGCACGGGTTCCCGCTAAAACAAAGCTATGATATTTCCAGGGATGGTATGGTAAGTGTGACGAGCGAAGAATGAGGCACAGGTACTATAAAACTGGAGAAACGAGCATCATTAAATCGGGTTTTAAGACTCTCTGGGCTGCCGACCCTGGCCTCCTTGAACATCCAAGGTAGCCCAGTTCGAACTTAACCACTGGTACGATAACCGGGGGCAAGTCAATCATGCCCCCCTGTTCTTTCCGAGGAATAACATGCAGATGAGTCGCGGGTTCACCCTATTACGCAATTCCATTCAATAGACTATGTTAGAGCCACACAACAGTAAGGCTGGAAGCACGATGGCAAAGAGCACGTCAGCATCGACCAGGGGAAAAAGATGAACCTGATTACCAGACTAAAACATCCATTTACCCGCGCCGGTGCATGTCCGAAACAACACTTCTCCGCGGGTACTGGACGCAAGCAAGCAGAGGTGGAGAAAGCCCCCTACCGCAATCTGGTAGAACAGGCTGATGACGGCATCTGCATCATTCAGGATGCGATCATCCGGTATGCCAATCCTGCCTCGCTGAAAATCATCGGCACCCCAATCGCCCGATATGTCCATCCGGATGCCCTCGATGCGGTGATGGTCCGCTACCAAAAAAGGATGTCCGGCAAGGATGCCCCCTCCCGGTATGAGAGCGCTTTTGTTCACAGAGATGACCGAAAGGTTCCCGTGGAAATCAACGCCTCAGCCACCTCCTTTAACAACAAGCCCGCCGATCTGGTGATTGGCGGGCTATCACCGAGTAAAAGCAGATGGATGCAGAAATCGGAGAATCCAGACTTTTGGGGAAGCGTCATTGAAAATACCCCTTATCCAATGCGGTCTCTGACGAAAAGGGAGCGGTTGTCCATGCGATTGCCCTTTAGAGGAAAACACCGAGCCCCAACTGGCGGAGGAGGCGCAGAATGAATCTCAACAAACCACCTCAAAACATTCTACGGGGCTGGTCGCCTGTTTCTGTAATTGTCGTCACAACACTTGCTGCCATCGCAGTAAGTATCTTTTGCCTTGCCTCCGGTTATTTCAGCATTTTCCAGAACCTCTTTTACATTCCCATTATCATCGCCTGCGGGTATTATATGAAGCGCGGATTTGCATTCTCTGTTATCATTGCGTGCGTCTATTTTTTTCTCTCCTTAGCCTTTACGCGTGAATTAGAGACACTCCTGCAGGCACTTGCCAGGGTCTTACTCTTTGTAATCATCGCGGGTATAATTGCCTATCTGTCGTCAGAACGCAAGCAAGCGGAGCAGCCCATCAGGGAGAATGAACATTTCGTTACCTCCATACTCAATGATTTGACCACATTCGTCGCCGTGCTGAAACCGAACGGCGAGTTCATCTTGTCAAACAATACGAGCATGGCACTCTTCGGGGAATCAATTGAACAAGTCAGGGGAATGAAGTTCTACGATATGGACGGGTGGAAATGTTCCCAGGATGCACAAAGGCTGATCAAGGAAGATATAGAACGCTGCGCATCGGGAGAAAAGATATTTCGCCAAGTTCAGGTCTACACTCCGAATGGGATTGTCTGGATCGATTTCAGTATCCACCCTGTTTTCGGTGAAAACGGGACCGTAGAATACCTGATACCGGAGGGACGGGATATCACCGAGAACAAGCGGGTCAGGGATGCGCTGAGCGAGAGTGAAGAAAAGCATCGAACTCTGTTCGAGACAATGGCCCAGGGTGTTGTTTATGAAAACCCCGCCGGAGAGATCACGGCCGCCAATCCGGCCGCCCAAAGAATCCTGGGATTGACCATAGATCAAATGCTGCGTCGCACTCCGATTGATCCCAGTTGGAAGACCGTCCATGAAGATGGCTCCGATTTTCCCAGAAAGGATCACCCAACAATGGTTTCACTAAAAACAGGGGAACCTGTCAATGGCTTCATCATGGGTATTTTCAATTCGGTTGATGAGCAATACCATTGGATATCCGTCAGCACCGTCCCACAGTTCAAACCGGGAGAAGACAAGCCGTACCGGGTCTATACCACCTTCACCGATATCACCGAGCTCAAGCTATTGGAGCGCACGCTTCAAGAAAAAAACGAACAACTAAGCGAACAGAATGAAGAGCTGCTCTCTGCAGAAGAGGCGCTCAGATTAGAAATCGCTGAGACAGAGAAGGCCCGGGCTTTTAGCGAAGAGGTGATCAATGCCATACCTGATGGTCTTTCAATAGCCGACTTTGCTGGAAATGTCATTGACATGAATGAAACTCTTTTGAAGATGTCTGGGTCAACTCGTGAGGAAGCTGTGGGCCGGCAGTTCAGAGCCGATCTAATCCTTGATGCGAAGGACACCGAGCTAAGCTTTGAACGCCTGAGGAGACTTGAGGAAGGAGCCTCGGTAGAGAATTATGAGATGGCTATCCGAACCAGCGAAGGCAATGAAGTAACGCTATCCATTGCCCAGAGCGCGATCAAGGATGCATCAGGGAAGCCGGCAATGGCGCTTTCAATCATCAGAGATATCACCGAGCGCAAGGAAATGGAGGAACGGCTCAGAAATACTGCGCGCCTTCTAGCCGAATCTCAACAGATGGCCCATCTGGGCAGTTGCGAGTGGGACATTCAAACCCGGGAAATGCTCTGCTCCGATGAGTTCTTCCGCATCTATGGTTGTCATCCGGGAGAGTTTGCGCCGACGTATGAAGAGTTCCAGGAGAGGACCCATCCCGATGATCGGGAATATGTGAACGGCAGTGTGAATACAATCTTGCGTGAGCGCAGTTCAGCTGATCTCCAGTACCGCATCTTGTTGCCCGATGGCGAAGTGCGCTTTGTCCACACAAAAAACAGGGTATCCCTCGATGAAGCCGGCAATTCCATTCGCGTATCACTTATCACACAGGATATCACGGAGAGAAAACAGTCGGAAGAAGTGCTCAAGGAGTCGGAAGAAGTGCTCAAGGAGTCGGAAGAAAGATTCAGGGCTATCTTTGATAATTCTATCGACGGGGTCTTAGTTACAGACTTAGAGACAGGGCGCCTGCATTCCTGCAACAAAGCTATGTGCCAGATGCTGGGCTATAGCTTAGACGAAATAGGGGATATGAAAATCACTGACCTTCATCCTGAGGAAGCCCTGCCCTATGTTATGGCAAATATTGAAAGGGAGGCACTAGTCACACCGCCATTAACTCGTGAAATCCCCTTAAAAAGAAAAGACGGCACTATATTTTACACTGAGGTCACATCATCCCCAGTTACTTTTGCCGGGAGAC comes from Dehalococcoidia bacterium and encodes:
- a CDS encoding aminopeptidase P family protein — its product is MTSRVDKIHRRLFELQLDAVFISQPLNRRYLSGFTGSAGYIFISQKDTILATDFRYVEQSKAQSPDFEVFQISGDFTKWFPQLVSDTNSKRIGFESDYLTLSAYRQLVKAAKKLRPISRPQLIPTQGVVESLRAIKDSDEIRLMEAAARIADAAEEHAVKILRPGMTEKELSWNLERFMREEGSESLPFEIIVASGANSALPHAQPTNREIMPGEPVVIDLGAKVNGYTSDITRTICLGEPSERFASIYRIVYEAQLSALQKICTGMSGEKADSVAREVIAKAGYGEKFGHGLGHGVGLETHELPRLGKTSTDILSEGMVCTVEPGIYLEGWGGVRIEDMVVLDKKIPRVLTQARKLVIGEGS
- the efp gene encoding elongation factor P yields the protein MIDITEAKRGVTVELDGILYAVIDYQHIKMGRGSAQIRLKLRDVRAGHTTDRTFQSGERLKRADVEFSSAQYLYNDDDFYYFMDQETFDQVPLSGDQLGDGVNYMKEGMIVRISRYKGDAIGVELPITVDLEITETGPSFKGDTATAGSKPAVMETGITVQVPMFLVAGDRVRVDTRTGKYLERA
- a CDS encoding PHP-associated domain-containing protein; translated protein: MKTDLHVHTCYSPDSNASLEGIILQCRKLGIDCLAITDHNTIDGAFAMQKMAPFPVIIGEEVMSLDGEIIGYFLKELIPGGLPAEEVIDRIKRQGGLVCIPHPFDGFGRHPLSDSKRQALLSQIDIVEVFNARSLTLKCSEKARSFSRDTGLLASAGSDAHAPRELGKAYVEMPEFDGPAQFKLALSQGTIVGRLNGIKDHFLTTLGALPKRVRNGKYV
- a CDS encoding formyltransferase family protein, which produces MYKIGWFSSGRGPGSRALLKAMQESIETGNVKAEIAFVFCNREPGFSEETDQFHHLVQSYSIPLVCYSSVKFRENRDYVVMSSWRIDYDREVMRRLVGFPVDLCVLAGYMLVIGPEMCQRYTMINLHPAAPGGPKGTWKEVIWELIQSRAQSTGVMMHLVTPELDEGPPLSYCTFRIRGKPFDEHWQKLEHYSLEELKAREGEEIELFKLIRQHGLKREYPLIIRTVKACSEGRVKAQNGRILDRAGTPLTGYDLTEEIDRLVA
- a CDS encoding PAS domain S-box protein, which translates into the protein MNLITRLKHPFTRAGACPKQHFSAGTGRKQAEVEKAPYRNLVEQADDGICIIQDAIIRYANPASLKIIGTPIARYVHPDALDAVMVRYQKRMSGKDAPSRYESAFVHRDDRKVPVEINASATSFNNKPADLVIGGLSPSKSRWMQKSENPDFWGSVIENTPYPMRSLTKRERLSMRLPFRGKHRAPTGGGGAE
- a CDS encoding PAS domain S-box protein yields the protein MNLNKPPQNILRGWSPVSVIVVTTLAAIAVSIFCLASGYFSIFQNLFYIPIIIACGYYMKRGFAFSVIIACVYFFLSLAFTRELETLLQALARVLLFVIIAGIIAYLSSERKQAEQPIRENEHFVTSILNDLTTFVAVLKPNGEFILSNNTSMALFGESIEQVRGMKFYDMDGWKCSQDAQRLIKEDIERCASGEKIFRQVQVYTPNGIVWIDFSIHPVFGENGTVEYLIPEGRDITENKRVRDALSESEEKHRTLFETMAQGVVYENPAGEITAANPAAQRILGLTIDQMLRRTPIDPSWKTVHEDGSDFPRKDHPTMVSLKTGEPVNGFIMGIFNSVDEQYHWISVSTVPQFKPGEDKPYRVYTTFTDITELKLLERTLQEKNEQLSEQNEELLSAEEALRLEIAETEKARAFSEEVINAIPDGLSIADFAGNVIDMNETLLKMSGSTREEAVGRQFRADLILDAKDTELSFERLRRLEEGASVENYEMAIRTSEGNEVTLSIAQSAIKDASGKPAMALSIIRDITERKEMEERLRNTARLLAESQQMAHLGSCEWDIQTREMLCSDEFFRIYGCHPGEFAPTYEEFQERTHPDDREYVNGSVNTILRERSSADLQYRILLPDGEVRFVHTKNRVSLDEAGNSIRVSLITQDITERKQSEEVLKESEEVLKESEERFRAIFDNSIDGVLVTDLETGRLHSCNKAMCQMLGYSLDEIGDMKITDLHPEEALPYVMANIEREALVTPPLTREIPLKRKDGTIFYTEVTSSPVTFAGRLYLAGIFRDVTERKQAEENIRHTNIELEKAFEQLNASQEQLLQSAKLAAVG